From the Burkholderia ubonensis genome, one window contains:
- a CDS encoding TnsA endonuclease N-terminal domain-containing protein, with the protein MDIEPRLRDTSKASTSAASRRIPARNPVTPSGRGFRAKFFSAKNNRLIRCESLLEFDCLHLFEFARGVEGFVEQPKTIRYRLGSQSRTYTPDFAVDWTDGRRWFIEVKPAEVLAEPRNQEKFDRLSDVFRSHGDKFVVLTDIQIQRSVRLKQVKRLLQVRYGKWLDGTADAATPLRLANRTIAEALRVGSSGRAILHRLASRELVCCLDEEITGTTLLLPFEESHDAELFA; encoded by the coding sequence ATGGACATCGAACCTCGCCTACGCGATACCAGCAAAGCAAGTACGTCGGCCGCATCACGTCGTATCCCAGCGCGAAACCCTGTCACTCCATCCGGCCGCGGATTCCGGGCCAAATTCTTCTCGGCAAAGAACAATCGGCTTATCCGATGTGAAAGCCTTCTTGAATTTGACTGTCTTCACCTGTTCGAATTCGCTCGAGGCGTGGAGGGATTTGTCGAGCAGCCGAAGACCATCCGATATCGACTAGGCAGCCAGTCACGAACGTACACGCCAGACTTCGCTGTCGATTGGACTGATGGCCGACGCTGGTTTATAGAAGTGAAGCCAGCTGAAGTACTCGCGGAGCCTCGCAACCAGGAAAAATTTGACCGACTCTCGGATGTGTTTCGGAGCCACGGAGATAAATTCGTAGTTCTTACAGATATCCAAATTCAAAGATCGGTCAGGCTAAAGCAAGTCAAGCGCTTACTCCAAGTTCGTTACGGGAAATGGCTGGACGGAACGGCCGATGCCGCCACTCCACTGCGCTTAGCGAATCGAACCATCGCTGAAGCATTACGCGTTGGATCGTCCGGACGCGCGATCTTGCATCGGCTTGCATCGCGCGAGCTTGTGTGCTGCTTGGACGAAGAGATCACAGGCACGACGCTTTTGCTTCCCTTCGAGGAGAGCCATGATGCCGAACTATTCGCTTAA
- a CDS encoding helix-turn-helix domain-containing protein: MSIRRHFAMSTPIGIYLRTLRLRAGLRQQELADRLGYDASHVSSVEVGRKNPSQEFLERFAASLQLAPDQKADLERELLDSPTSIQLIPDLPTDEYRMYAELARKLGRLSPGQIATIRRIAGLDEEIRSHPTYQPARIKRRTKEEVPM; the protein is encoded by the coding sequence ATGTCCATCCGCCGTCATTTCGCCATGTCAACGCCGATCGGAATTTACCTCCGAACCCTTCGATTGCGAGCCGGTTTGCGGCAGCAGGAGCTTGCTGACCGGCTTGGATATGACGCGTCACATGTTTCGAGCGTGGAGGTGGGGCGGAAGAATCCGTCTCAGGAGTTCCTGGAGCGTTTTGCTGCATCGCTTCAGCTCGCGCCGGACCAGAAAGCGGACTTGGAAAGGGAACTGTTGGATTCGCCGACGAGCATCCAGTTGATACCGGATTTGCCCACCGACGAGTACCGCATGTATGCGGAACTTGCCAGGAAGCTCGGGCGGCTGTCGCCCGGCCAAATCGCGACGATACGCAGGATTGCTGGGCTAGACGAGGAGATACGGTCACACCCGACTTATCAGCCGGCTCGCATCAAGCGTCGAACAAAAGAGGAGGTGCCAATGTAA